In the Nitrospirota bacterium genome, one interval contains:
- a CDS encoding MBL fold metallo-hydrolase has translation MKIWDSLPKHQYLSLAPWAWVQLESAEAPGPFPFVAGVAPEVVASLQEAHSLLASAIDTAISDVFSKRAPVDDSDRQRRLEDAYAEAVSARPYLQQHIRCGRKPDGTFQWEFPTDPSKSTTVTNGGLRIFHSVKRQAIPIGFDQRQLGPVVGKVLGLLDGTHQTDEVRTVVATSGRDGERLLTRLIESLHQHECLVSSSTASVRSRWFETVQDQDMVHLGHAALLYRQRDQALLFDPWLLPWFAESSIPSLWGSLLPKPAAVFLTHDHDDHVDPRTLLHLPKDTPIIVPSRRNRRMFSYDYLSLLRELGFGRVIELAHGERWDFEGGAVYSVPFYGEDPCDLEMPRNCYLIADRGYNVLVHADSGPTNSGKSALRDGVIQSLVQQHGPIPLVFASQQQLLEIRGHAAHAPLSHPGKWLDVGENGYLTNEYLAEVCAAAQARLFVSYATGGADWYPDHLSFMFSQRNPARTALLTAHWERPEMLKDLLSKHGCGYHHGHALDLFRRTADGLVEPMKTGEALTPLSLYRLDHGDPPFMKAGRTTPSR, from the coding sequence ATGAAGATCTGGGACAGTCTGCCGAAACATCAGTATCTGAGTCTCGCGCCCTGGGCCTGGGTTCAACTGGAAAGCGCCGAGGCTCCGGGGCCCTTTCCCTTTGTCGCAGGGGTCGCGCCGGAAGTCGTGGCCAGTCTCCAAGAAGCCCATAGCCTCCTGGCCAGCGCGATCGATACGGCCATCAGCGATGTGTTTTCCAAGCGGGCTCCGGTCGACGACTCCGATCGCCAGCGACGATTGGAAGATGCCTATGCGGAGGCGGTCAGCGCACGTCCCTATCTGCAGCAACACATTCGCTGTGGACGGAAGCCGGATGGGACGTTTCAATGGGAGTTTCCGACCGACCCCTCCAAGTCCACTACGGTCACCAACGGTGGGCTCAGAATCTTCCACTCTGTGAAGCGGCAAGCCATTCCGATCGGGTTCGACCAGCGGCAGTTGGGGCCGGTGGTCGGCAAAGTTCTCGGGTTGTTGGACGGTACGCATCAGACCGATGAAGTGAGAACGGTGGTGGCAACCTCGGGGCGAGACGGTGAACGCCTGCTCACACGATTGATCGAATCTCTTCACCAGCATGAATGTTTGGTCAGCTCGAGCACTGCCTCTGTCAGATCCCGTTGGTTCGAGACAGTCCAGGATCAAGACATGGTCCATCTCGGTCATGCCGCCTTGCTGTATCGGCAACGGGACCAGGCGCTGTTGTTCGATCCCTGGTTGCTTCCCTGGTTTGCGGAATCCTCCATCCCGTCCTTGTGGGGATCGCTCCTGCCCAAGCCGGCTGCGGTGTTCTTAACGCATGATCACGACGATCATGTAGACCCTCGTACGCTGTTGCACCTGCCCAAAGACACGCCCATCATCGTGCCGAGCCGAAGGAATCGGCGGATGTTCTCCTACGATTACCTGTCGCTCTTGCGAGAACTGGGATTCGGTCGCGTGATCGAATTGGCCCATGGAGAACGTTGGGATTTCGAAGGAGGGGCCGTCTACTCTGTGCCTTTCTATGGAGAAGATCCCTGCGATCTGGAGATGCCGCGCAACTGTTATCTCATCGCCGATCGGGGCTATAACGTGCTCGTCCACGCAGACAGCGGGCCGACGAATAGCGGCAAGTCCGCTCTCAGGGACGGCGTGATCCAGTCACTCGTGCAGCAGCATGGCCCAATTCCATTGGTGTTTGCGTCACAACAGCAGTTGCTCGAAATCCGTGGCCATGCAGCCCATGCTCCCTTGTCGCATCCCGGGAAATGGCTCGATGTGGGAGAGAACGGCTATCTCACGAACGAATATCTTGCCGAGGTGTGCGCGGCGGCTCAGGCCAGGCTTTTTGTGTCTTATGCTACCGGCGGCGCAGATTGGTATCCGGACCATCTCTCGTTTATGTTCAGCCAACGAAATCCCGCCCGCACAGCCCTGTTGACGGCCCACTGGGAACGGCCGGAAATGCTCAAAGATCTTCTTTCCAAGCACGGATGCGGGTATCATCACGGCCATGCATTGGATCTGTTCCGCCGCACGGCCGATGGGCTGGTGGAACCGATGAAGACGGGAGAGGCCTTGACGCCTCTGTCGCTCTACCGTCTCGACCATGGCGATCCGCCGTTTATGAAAGCCGGCCGCACCACACCATCTCGATAA
- a CDS encoding VOC family protein: MSAPLHRGLRHVALRVTNLTRSRTFYEQLLGMKVVWEPDSDNVYFSSGSDNLALHQIPPSELSAYQPVKGQLLDHIGVILENPEAVERMYRDVEPRLAQLGGQVEKLPKQHRDGSYSFYFSDPDGNVIQALFEPTISKLTWEVTSDR; encoded by the coding sequence ATGAGTGCTCCGCTCCATCGAGGATTGCGACATGTGGCGCTACGCGTCACGAATCTTACGCGTTCGCGTACGTTCTATGAACAATTGCTGGGGATGAAGGTCGTCTGGGAACCGGATTCTGACAATGTGTATTTCAGCTCCGGTTCCGATAATTTAGCCCTGCACCAGATCCCGCCATCGGAGCTGTCGGCCTATCAACCGGTGAAGGGGCAATTGTTGGATCACATCGGCGTAATTCTTGAAAACCCTGAGGCGGTCGAACGGATGTATCGAGACGTCGAGCCTCGTCTCGCGCAGTTAGGCGGGCAGGTCGAGAAGCTGCCGAAGCAGCATCGCGATGGGAGTTATTCCTTTTACTTTTCCGATCCCGATGGGAATGTCATTCAAGCCTTGTTCGAACCCACCATCAGCAAGCTCACATGGGAAGTGACGAGTGATCGGTGA
- a CDS encoding aromatic ring-hydroxylating dioxygenase subunit alpha — MNSDFITEIKPSKSAPLFGFWYPACLSNELAPGSLKGTVLLGLPILVCKTAQGAVAAMRDICPHRGMPLSFGKMNGDCVECAYHGWQFNQAGRCQGIPALVDNSPIQPDKIGITTYACRERDGYIWVFIPDPQRPNQIVPDVPPLPLPSSPYRMIHISTLLDCTIDDGIVGLMDPAHGPFVHQSSWWRTQASMHEKAKAFEPIPNGFRMVPHAPSKNSGPYKLLNLIYGGPLTTTIDFVLPNQRFEFVQSGSLFVSSRATVTPITDQQCRVDFTAAWNCLGWVPFSKSIFRYFANIFMTQDREAMERQAVGLRYKPSLMLIDDADTPAKWYYKLKAAHLASVQTGQPLDHPLKERVTLRWRS; from the coding sequence ATGAATAGCGACTTCATTACCGAAATTAAGCCGTCTAAAAGTGCGCCACTGTTCGGCTTTTGGTATCCCGCCTGCCTGAGCAATGAACTCGCTCCCGGCAGCCTCAAGGGGACCGTCCTACTAGGTCTGCCGATCCTGGTCTGCAAGACGGCGCAGGGTGCGGTCGCGGCTATGCGCGACATTTGCCCCCATCGAGGCATGCCGCTCTCGTTTGGCAAAATGAACGGCGACTGTGTCGAATGTGCTTACCATGGCTGGCAGTTCAACCAGGCGGGCCGTTGTCAGGGGATTCCTGCGCTCGTCGACAACTCCCCGATTCAACCCGATAAAATCGGCATCACCACCTATGCCTGCCGTGAACGGGACGGCTATATCTGGGTGTTCATTCCCGACCCTCAACGACCTAATCAGATCGTCCCGGACGTGCCGCCGCTGCCCTTGCCCTCATCCCCCTATCGGATGATTCACATCTCGACATTGTTGGATTGCACCATCGACGACGGTATCGTCGGCTTGATGGACCCGGCTCACGGCCCCTTTGTGCACCAGAGCTCCTGGTGGCGCACCCAGGCGAGCATGCACGAAAAGGCCAAGGCCTTTGAACCGATTCCCAACGGCTTCCGCATGGTGCCGCATGCGCCTTCGAAGAACAGCGGACCCTATAAGCTTCTGAACCTGATTTACGGCGGACCACTCACGACGACCATCGACTTTGTGCTGCCCAACCAGCGGTTTGAATTCGTCCAGTCCGGATCGCTGTTCGTGTCCAGCCGCGCCACCGTCACACCGATCACGGACCAGCAATGCCGCGTCGACTTTACTGCAGCCTGGAACTGCCTCGGCTGGGTGCCGTTTTCCAAGAGCATCTTTCGCTACTTCGCCAACATTTTCATGACGCAGGATCGAGAAGCGATGGAGCGCCAAGCGGTGGGCTTGCGCTACAAGCCGTCCTTGATGCTCATCGACGATGCCGATACGCCGGCCAAGTGGTATTACAAATTGAAAGCCGCACATCTGGCATCGGTGCAGACCGGGCAGCCCCTCGACCATCCGCTCAAAGAACGAGTCACGCTACGCTGGAGGAGTTAA
- a CDS encoding HAD family phosphatase translates to MIRAIIFDFNGVIADDETPHLHCFQQALAETGLSLTKEEYYGTYLGMNERTCATALLAARDHICDRNVLSAIMERKAALFREYTALHKPALFPGVVEFVKRATAQYRLAIATGGRREQIAHALHNTAIEQDFPVLVSADDCAVGKPDPAIYRHTLKLLNAQEPRPPLITAGECLVIEDSLAGIQSAHAAGMRVLALATTYPAEKLGEADHILPNLEGVTPEEVLRLISANRPPKPLSQNSGR, encoded by the coding sequence ATGATCCGTGCAATCATTTTCGACTTCAATGGCGTGATCGCCGACGACGAAACGCCGCATCTGCATTGCTTTCAGCAGGCATTGGCCGAGACCGGTCTCTCGCTCACGAAAGAAGAATACTACGGCACGTATCTGGGTATGAATGAACGGACCTGTGCCACTGCGCTCCTCGCTGCACGCGACCATATCTGTGACCGGAATGTCTTGTCGGCCATCATGGAGCGGAAAGCGGCGCTCTTCCGGGAATATACCGCCCTCCACAAACCGGCCCTCTTCCCCGGCGTCGTTGAGTTTGTGAAACGAGCCACAGCACAGTATCGATTAGCCATTGCCACAGGAGGCAGACGGGAGCAAATCGCCCATGCCCTGCACAATACGGCTATTGAACAAGACTTCCCGGTGCTGGTCTCGGCAGACGACTGCGCGGTCGGCAAGCCGGATCCGGCGATCTATCGCCACACGCTCAAATTATTGAATGCCCAGGAACCCCGCCCACCCCTCATCACAGCAGGCGAATGCCTGGTCATCGAAGACTCGCTGGCCGGCATTCAATCGGCTCACGCAGCCGGCATGAGAGTCTTGGCCCTCGCTACGACTTATCCTGCTGAAAAACTAGGCGAAGCGGATCACATCCTGCCGAACCTCGAGGGCGTCACCCCGGAAGAAGTCCTCCGTCTCATCTCGGCAAATCGGCCACCAAAGCCGCTCAGCCAAAATTCAGGTCGATAG
- a CDS encoding NAD-dependent epimerase: MATRKTQKAPILVTGAAGFIGFHTATRLLERGEQVIGLDNLNDYYDVRLKKARLAKLKAFKSFSFTKLDLANRAGMKKLFAKQPIRRVVHLAAQAGVRYSLVNPHAYTDSNIEGFLNILEGCRHTKVEHLVYASSSSVYGGNTQMPFSIHDNVDHPVSLYAASKKANELMAHCYAHLYRMPCTGLRFFTVYGPWGRPDMALFIFTKAILEGKPIEVYNHGKMRRDFTYVDDIVEGVIRTLDHTATPNAAWFGDKPDPGTSSAPARIYNIGNHQPVELLHFIEVLEQALGKKAVKKLLPIQPGDVPATYADVEDLTRDVGFAPATSIEDGIGRFVKWYREFYKK, encoded by the coding sequence ATGGCCACGCGCAAGACTCAGAAGGCTCCGATCCTCGTGACCGGTGCCGCCGGATTCATCGGGTTTCATACCGCCACCAGATTGCTGGAGCGAGGCGAGCAGGTGATCGGACTCGACAACCTGAACGACTACTACGATGTGCGATTGAAAAAGGCGAGGCTCGCGAAGCTCAAGGCCTTCAAGTCGTTTTCATTCACGAAGCTCGACCTGGCCAATCGGGCCGGCATGAAGAAGCTCTTCGCGAAGCAACCGATCCGGCGCGTGGTCCATCTGGCGGCGCAAGCCGGGGTGCGTTATTCATTGGTCAATCCGCATGCCTATACCGACAGTAACATCGAAGGGTTTTTGAACATTCTGGAAGGCTGCCGGCATACGAAGGTCGAGCATCTGGTCTATGCCTCGTCGAGTTCCGTCTATGGCGGCAATACCCAGATGCCGTTTTCGATTCACGATAACGTCGATCATCCGGTGTCCCTCTATGCAGCCAGCAAGAAGGCCAATGAACTCATGGCCCATTGTTACGCGCATCTCTACCGGATGCCCTGCACGGGTCTGCGGTTTTTTACCGTCTATGGCCCCTGGGGAAGACCCGACATGGCCCTCTTCATCTTCACGAAGGCGATTCTGGAGGGGAAGCCGATCGAGGTCTACAACCATGGAAAGATGCGACGAGACTTTACCTATGTCGATGACATCGTCGAAGGCGTGATCAGAACCCTGGATCATACGGCGACGCCCAATGCTGCCTGGTTCGGAGACAAGCCCGATCCCGGAACCAGCTCGGCGCCGGCCCGGATCTACAATATCGGGAATCATCAGCCGGTGGAGTTGTTACATTTTATCGAGGTCTTGGAGCAGGCGTTAGGCAAGAAGGCGGTGAAGAAACTCTTGCCGATTCAGCCGGGCGATGTGCCTGCAACCTATGCGGATGTCGAAGACCTGACGCGAGATGTTGGATTTGCTCCAGCGACGTCGATCGAGGACGGCATCGGGCGTTTCGTAAAGTGGTATCGGGAGTTCTACAAAAAGTAA
- a CDS encoding S16 family serine protease, giving the protein MILLLSTIICCTQAAPLWSADRHRFATVPALGVLANEQTGTVHYIVLQLDKDPRREGPTILFNEIHLGGGSAVSEDWKDGVKQAVAAATKAVGEDGREWVITIKNRSYNSLTEGASASSAIAVGIVAAWRGDEIRSDVALTGKIIEDGRIEAVGALPSKIEAAARAQFKTLLIPRGQLNSPDGDLSQLATRWQMTILEVATLEEAYQLMTTARR; this is encoded by the coding sequence TTGATACTCCTGCTCTCCACCATCATTTGTTGCACACAAGCCGCCCCCCTCTGGTCAGCCGATCGGCATCGCTTCGCCACGGTGCCAGCCCTGGGTGTGCTCGCCAATGAGCAGACCGGTACGGTCCACTACATCGTGCTCCAACTCGACAAGGACCCTCGGCGAGAAGGGCCGACAATCCTCTTCAATGAAATTCACCTCGGTGGCGGTTCAGCCGTCAGCGAGGATTGGAAAGACGGCGTGAAGCAGGCAGTCGCGGCTGCTACGAAGGCCGTGGGAGAGGACGGACGAGAATGGGTGATCACGATCAAAAACCGGTCATACAACTCGTTGACCGAGGGAGCCAGCGCGAGCAGCGCTATCGCGGTGGGCATTGTGGCGGCCTGGCGAGGCGACGAGATCAGGTCAGACGTCGCATTGACCGGGAAAATCATAGAGGATGGTCGGATCGAAGCGGTCGGTGCGCTTCCCAGCAAAATCGAAGCGGCAGCCCGCGCACAGTTTAAGACCCTGCTGATCCCTCGTGGGCAGCTCAACTCACCGGACGGGGATCTCTCCCAGCTGGCAACGAGATGGCAGATGACAATCCTTGAAGTGGCTACGCTGGAGGAAGCCTACCAGCTCATGACGACAGCAAGACGTTAA
- a CDS encoding cation:proton antiporter, which translates to MTDYGVLANLLVIFSVSIAVVFVFHQFRLPSIAGFLVAGAIIGPHGLNLISDIGTVQVLAEIGVVLLLFTIGIEFSLVQLASLRRLMFLAAPIQVGGVLVIAWLGAMLVGLTWQQGLFWGFLFSLSSTAIVLKTLAERGDSDSIHGRATIGILVFQDLAVVPMMLLTPILASQSNGGGLAILLTLGKSVLVVLLVIAAAWYLVPKLLEHIVRSRSRELFLLTIIVLCLGIAWLTSLGGLSLALGAFIAGLVISESEYSHQAMAEVLPFRDSFNSLFFVSIGILLDWRVLFTHPLPVAGLLVTILLLKFIAGAGAVLLAEIPPRSAVMVGIALAQVGEFSFLLAQQGQETGFLRGDPYQIFLAVSVLSMIVTPFLMQWSPHLARRVEAWQRLRHWLPSRTIAHVMQTEGKQIRMKDHVIIVGYGLNGRNLARVLGETEIPYLALDLNGDTVTREAKHGVPVYYGDATNPNVLRHMKIEDAKVLVVAISDPFITRRTVQVAKGLNPKVHVVVRTRYLRELEELHQLGADDVVPEEFETSIEIFALVLRTYKLPQDFVTQKAEQVRREGYALLRRSELPELAHHLRGGTLTDAEVETCRIEDDSPARGKTLTEISLRPRTGASVIAWTRAGVTQSNPSEKTRLMAGDIVVLLGSRAQIRQAMGLLVETGSK; encoded by the coding sequence ATGACCGACTACGGCGTGCTCGCAAATCTGCTCGTGATCTTTTCGGTGTCGATTGCCGTCGTCTTCGTCTTCCATCAGTTCCGGCTTCCCTCGATCGCAGGATTCTTGGTCGCAGGCGCAATCATCGGCCCTCATGGGTTGAATCTGATCTCGGACATCGGCACGGTCCAAGTGCTGGCGGAGATCGGAGTGGTTCTGCTCCTCTTCACCATCGGCATTGAATTCTCGTTGGTGCAATTGGCCTCCTTGCGCCGCCTCATGTTTCTGGCCGCGCCGATCCAGGTCGGCGGCGTACTGGTGATTGCCTGGCTCGGGGCCATGCTCGTTGGACTGACCTGGCAGCAGGGACTATTTTGGGGATTTCTTTTCTCTCTGAGCAGTACGGCGATTGTGCTCAAGACCTTGGCCGAACGGGGAGACAGCGACTCGATCCATGGCCGAGCCACGATCGGGATTCTCGTTTTTCAAGACTTGGCCGTCGTCCCCATGATGCTGCTCACGCCGATTTTGGCCAGCCAATCGAATGGAGGCGGGCTGGCGATTCTGCTCACCTTGGGGAAGTCGGTGCTCGTCGTCTTGCTCGTCATTGCCGCCGCCTGGTATCTGGTTCCCAAGTTGTTGGAGCATATCGTCCGCAGCCGCAGCCGCGAGCTGTTCTTGCTGACGATCATCGTTCTCTGTCTCGGCATCGCCTGGCTCACGTCGCTCGGCGGTCTCTCGTTGGCATTGGGCGCGTTTATCGCCGGATTGGTCATCTCTGAGTCGGAGTACAGCCATCAGGCTATGGCTGAAGTGCTCCCGTTTCGCGACAGCTTCAATAGTCTCTTTTTCGTGTCGATCGGCATCCTCCTGGACTGGCGGGTGTTGTTCACCCATCCATTGCCGGTGGCAGGGCTCCTGGTCACGATTCTGTTGTTGAAGTTTATTGCCGGGGCCGGAGCGGTCTTGTTGGCGGAGATCCCTCCGCGTTCGGCGGTGATGGTCGGCATCGCCCTGGCTCAGGTCGGAGAGTTTAGTTTCTTGCTGGCCCAGCAGGGACAGGAGACCGGCTTTCTGCGCGGGGATCCCTATCAGATCTTTCTGGCCGTTTCGGTGCTCTCCATGATCGTGACGCCGTTTCTTATGCAGTGGTCGCCGCACCTGGCCCGGCGCGTGGAGGCATGGCAACGGCTTCGCCATTGGTTGCCGAGCCGCACCATCGCCCATGTCATGCAGACCGAAGGCAAGCAGATTCGGATGAAAGACCACGTCATTATTGTGGGGTATGGGTTGAACGGACGAAATCTCGCGCGTGTTCTGGGCGAAACGGAGATCCCGTATCTGGCCCTGGATCTCAATGGCGATACCGTCACTCGCGAAGCGAAACATGGTGTGCCGGTCTACTACGGCGATGCCACGAACCCGAACGTCTTGCGGCATATGAAAATCGAAGATGCGAAGGTGTTGGTGGTCGCAATCTCGGATCCGTTTATCACCAGACGAACCGTGCAGGTTGCCAAGGGTCTCAATCCGAAAGTGCATGTCGTCGTGCGGACTCGTTATCTGCGCGAACTGGAAGAATTACATCAGCTCGGTGCGGATGACGTGGTGCCGGAGGAGTTTGAGACCTCCATCGAAATTTTCGCCCTGGTGCTCCGCACCTATAAATTGCCGCAGGACTTTGTCACGCAGAAGGCCGAACAGGTTCGCCGTGAAGGGTATGCCTTGCTTCGGCGCAGCGAATTGCCCGAACTGGCTCATCATCTTCGTGGCGGGACCTTAACCGATGCGGAAGTCGAAACGTGCCGTATTGAGGACGATTCGCCTGCGCGGGGGAAGACCTTGACTGAGATTTCACTCCGTCCTCGTACGGGCGCGTCGGTCATCGCCTGGACCAGAGCGGGGGTGACGCAATCGAATCCATCGGAGAAGACCCGGTTGATGGCGGGCGATATTGTGGTGCTGCTCGGTTCGCGGGCCCAGATCAGGCAGGCGATGGGGCTCTTGGTGGAGACGGGTTCGAAGTGA